From one Lotus japonicus ecotype B-129 chromosome 3, LjGifu_v1.2 genomic stretch:
- the LOC130745065 gene encoding LOB domain-containing protein 24-like, which yields MISGGRCAACRSQRRRCPSDCIFSPYFPPQYPERFACVHRIYGCSNVGKMLQEIPHYLREQAANSLYFEAKCRIEDPIYGCVGILSKLYQQIHDAEIELAKIQTQIAHHKQLQNSEVEAEQTCKQHKSAAWGSFLG from the exons ATGATTTCTGGTGGTAGGTGTGCAGCTTGTAGAAGTCAGAGAAGAAGGTGTCCTTCAGATTGCATTTTCTCTCCATACTTCCCTCCCCAATATCCTGAAAGATTTGCTTGTGTTCACAGAATATATGGTTGCAGCAATGTTGGGAAAATGCTTCAG GAAATACCTCATTATCTACGAGAACAAGCAGCAAATAGTTTGTATTTTGAAGCAAAATGTAGGATTGAAGACCCTATTTATGGATGTGTGGGGATTCTTTCTAAATTGTATCAACAAATCCACGATGCAGAAATTGAGCTAGCCAAAATTCAAACTCAGATTGCTCATCATAAACAGCTCCAAAACTCAGAGGTTGAAGCTGAACAAACTTGTAAGCAGCACAAATCAGCTGCATGGGGCAGTTTCCTTGGTTAA